The following proteins come from a genomic window of Nicotiana tomentosiformis chromosome 12, ASM39032v3, whole genome shotgun sequence:
- the LOC138902239 gene encoding cis-abienol synthase, chloroplastic-like — translation MILGLRSKIIPLPDHKLGNIKLGSVTKDAICHRPCRVRCSHSTASSMEEAKERIRETFGKIELSPSSYDTAWVAMVPSRYSMNQPCFPQCLDWILENQREDGSWGLNPSHPLLVKDSLSSTLASLLALRKWRIGDNQVQRGLGFIETHGWAVDNKDQISPLGFEIIFPCMINYAEKLNLDLPLDPNLVNMMLCERELTIERALKNEFEGNMANVEYFAEGLGELCHWKEMMLRQRHNGSLFDSPATTAAALIYHQYDEKCFGYLNSILKLHDNWVPTICPTKIHSNLFLVDALQNLGVDRYFKTEVKRVLDEIYRLWLEKNEEIFSDVAHCAMAFRLLRMNNYEVSSEELEGFVDQEHFFTTSSGKLMNHVAILELHRASQVAIHERKDHILDKISTWTRNFMEQKLLDKHIPDRSKKEMEFAMRKFYGTFDRVETRHFHYRWEGYSTVGFRSERVRIFFLALYKMVEEIAAKAETKQGRCVKDHLINLWIDMLKCMLVELDLWKIKSTTPSIEEYLSVACVTIGVPCFVLTSLYLLGPKLSKDVIESSEVSALCNCTAAVARLINDIHSYKREQAESSTNMVSILITQSQGTISEEEAIRQIKEMMESKRRELLGMVLQNKESQLPQVCKDLFWTTINAAYSIHTHGDGYRFPEEFKNHINDVIYKPLNQYSP, via the exons ATGATACTTGGACTGAGAAGCAAAATCATACCACTTCCTGATCATAAGTTGGGAAATATCAAATTAGGTTCAGTAACCA AAGATGCAATTTGCCACAGACCATGTAGAGTAAGATGCAGCCACAGTACTGCTTCATCAATG GAAGAGGCAAAGGAGAGAATAAGGGAAACATTTGGAAAAATAGAGCTATCTCCTTCTTCCTATGACACAGCATGGGTAGCTATGGTCCCTTCAAGATATTCTATGAACCAACCATGTTTTCCTCAGTGCTTAGATTGGATTCTTGAAAATCAAAGAGAAGATGGATCTTGGGGCCTAAATCCTAGCCATCCATTGCTTGTAAAAGACTCCCTTTCTTCCACTCTAGCATCTTTGCTTGCCCTTCGCAAATGGAGAATTGGAGATAACCAAGTCCAAAGAG GCCTTGGCTTTATTGAAACGCATGGTTGGGCAGTCGATAACAAGGATCAGATTTCACCTTTAGGATTTGAAATTATATTTCCCTGCATGATCAACTATGCAGAGAAACTTAATTTGGATCTACCTTTGGATCCTAACCTTGTAAATATGATGCTCTGCGAACGTGAATTAACAATTGAAAG AGCCTTAAAGAATGAATTCGAGGGGAATATGGCAAATGTAGAATATTTTGCTGAAGGGCTCGGTGAATTATGTCATTGGAAAGAGATGATGCTTCGTCAGAGACACAACGGGTCGCTCTTTGATTCACCAGCCACTACTGCAGCTGCCTTGATTTACCATCAGTACGATGAGAAATGCTTTGGGTACTTGAACTCAATCTTGAAACTGCACGATAATTGGG TCCCCACTATTTGCCCTACAAAGATACATTCAAATCTCTTCTTAGTTGATGCCCTTCAAAATCTTGGAGTAGATCGGTATTTTAAAACAGAAGTCAAAAGAGTACTAGATGAAATATACAG GCTTTGGctagaaaagaatgaagaaattTTTTCAGACGTTGCTCATTGTGCCATGGCGTTTCGACTTTTACGGATGAATAACTATGAAGTTTCCTCAG AAGAACTTGAAGGATTTGTCGACCAAGAACATTTCTTTACAACATCAAGTGGGAAACTTATGAATCACGTTGCAATTCTCGAACTTCACCGAGCTTCACAGGTGGCTATTCATGAAAGGAAAGATCACATTTTAGATAAAATAAGTACTTGGACAAGGAATTTTATGGAGCAAAAACTCTTGGACAAGCACATCCCTGATAGGTCAAAGAAGGAG ATGGAATTTGCTATGAGGAAATTTTATGGCACATTTGATCGAGTGGAAACTAGA CACTTTCACTATAGATGGGAGGGATACTCAACCGTCGGATTCCGTTCAGAGAGGGTTAGAATTTTCTTTTTGGCACTTTACAAAATGGTAGAGGAAATTGCGGCAAAGGCGGAAACTAAGCAAGGTCGATGTGTCAAAGATCACCTTATTAACTTG TGGATTGATATGTTGAAGTGTATGCTGGTGGAATTGGACCTTTGGAAAATTAAATCAACTACCCCAAGCATAGAGGAGTACTTGTCTGTTGCATGTGTAACTATTGGTGTTCCATGTTTTGTTCTCACATCACTATATCTTCTTGGACCAAAACTGTCCAAGGATGTCATAGAAAGTTCTGAGGTCAGTGCCTTATGCAATTGTACAGCTGCTGTGGCCCGATTGATTAATGATATACACAGTTACAAG AGAGAACAAGCAGAAAGTTCAACAAATATGGTATCAATATTAATAACACAAAGTCAGGGAACTATCTCTGAAGAAGAGGCTATAAGACAGATAAAGGAAATGATGGAAAGTAAGAGAAGAGAGTTGCTAGGGATGGTTCTACAAAATAAAGAAAGCCAATTGCCACAAGTGTGCAAGGATCTTTTTTGGACGACAATCAACGCAGCTTATTCTATACATACACATGGCGATGGGTATCGCTTCCCAGAGGAATTCAAGAACCATATCAACGATGTAATTTACAAACCACTCAATCAATATTCCCCATAA